AGTATAGGACTTGGAGGTTGACATTTTAAGTTATTGTGTCTTTACCAAATGATATCGACCTGTTTCACCATCATATGAAACATATTCAGTAAACATTGATCATTTGAGTCCACCTTCAGTACCACCTCTGTTTGCATGAAGCCATGAATGTGCTTCACTATATGTGTCCTATATGTGGACATTCGTCTGTCCTTCCATTGCCCTCTGTGAAGGCTTTTGCAGCAAAGACAGTGTGTGGGTGAGACATGCACAGGCATCATGTTCAGTGTATGTTGGTTTACAGGGAAGATGTGAAAGACTTGTTTACTAGTGCACTCAGTGATTCATAAACCATTCTGCCAGTCCTTCTCTTTTTATCACCAGGAAATACATGTTAGGACATATATTACTTTTGTATGTTTATTACTTTTAACATGTGTAATGTTAAACAGAAATATCGCCAATAGGCTGATCCCTGTCTGGGCTCTTTGGGCAACAAATAACATCAAAatcatagatagatagatagatagatagatagataggtagatagatagatagatagatagatagatagatagatagatagatagatagatagatagatagatagatagatagatcataTCTATATATACTAAGATAGAtggataatatatatatatattaagatagatagatacatagatagatagatagatagatagatagatagatagatagatagatcatagatagatagatagatagatagatagatagatagatagatagatagatcatagatagatagatagatagatagatagatagatagatagatagatagatagatagatgatatctatatatattaagatagatggaaaatatatatattaatagatagatagatagatagatagatagatagatagatagatagatagatagatagatagatagatagatcatatatacagtagatagatagatagatagatagatagatagatagatagatagatagatagatagatagatagatagatagatagatagatagaaagaaaggCGGAAGGAAgcagggatggatggaggaggtggtgggtgtGTCTCAGCGGATGAGTGACGCGCTGCTGGGACGCATGCCCCGTGCGCACTGCGCGTCCTGGCCTGTCAGTAGCAGCCAGATGGAAACGTAGGCAAGTGAATGTGGTGAGGTCATGTATTTTTAAGCCGCACAACGGAATAAATCGTCCTCCACCGGCGGCACAAACAAACTGGTCCGCCGCACCGACACGTTAGGCCGTCGATCGAACCGCGGGGCGATCGCTACAGCCTCGGTTTGGATGAACGGAGGTAAGATGAGGATCCGCACCTCAGCTCCTCGGACGTGCTCATTGTTTGGCAGTGGGGGGAGGGTcgcatgtctctgtgtgtgtgtgtgtgtgtgtgtgtgtttgtgtgtgtgtttgcacgctCCTCATACCGTGTGGGCCCTTGTTTTAAGCGTCGTACATTGTAGTTTCTTACCTAGAACACTACACATAGCGTTGGCTCAGTTTGTTGCACACCGATCGCTCATATGGAGCCGAGACAGGAGCGGGTGGCACCGCGGGACTGCGCACTGGGTTTGCACGAACGGGCCCTGTCATATCTCCACACTGGCTCACAGTATCTCTGCCTTCTCATGTCTTCTTGTGCAGTGTCCGGATTATTCTGCGTGTCGCATGCACGCCAGTCTTTTGTCTGTGGAGTAATTTATCCGCATTCGCCGGGGGAGAGCAGGGGTCGTGTGGCCAAGGTTAACACGCCACCCACCACACTGACatgcaatgaaaataaatagCGCGTCGATACTGGTCCTCCACTCAGTCTCCGTCATTTAACCACACGATGTATTGTGATCCTCCGCCCTACTCAGAGCTCTGGATTGGTTAAGGCAGGATGCGTTAGGATAATATCTCCCAATGACCGACTTATCGTATCCATAATATGAAGTATATCGATTAATTATGTATCTATAGGGTAGgttattataaatgtatgtaaGGCTTGGATTATGTTGTATTTCCTCTGCTGGGGATGGGGATTGAGGAATGTGAATATGGTTTAGTGTAGAAGTATAGGCTGCTTGTGTTTTACTGTAATGTGGGTTTGCCTAATGCTAAATAATATTAGAGACAAGATAGCTGAACGGTATGAAATTGAATTCTGTTAATATGTGGTAAAACCATGACACAGACTTCTAATAATGTGCATTTATGTGTCATACTCCATGTTAATGCCCATTTCCAGGATCTGAATTCGAcctttgtaaatgtgtgtgctttggaagctgtttgtttgactgttAGATACTCCTGTAGAGAAAACAAAGGTTAAGTCATTAGAAGATTGTGCACTCTAGGAACGACCCTGCTGCATTTCTGCCTTCGCCGAGCACACAAGGTGTCTTTGATGTATTATAGCCTCAAAAACCCAATCACAACACCCAGACATTTTAGGCACTGCATCAAACGACGGATGTGGCTGCTGCATTCCTTATAAATACTGCAGCTGCCACATAACTGCAGTCTAATAGTGTGTAATTGATTAAGAGGAATTTGTTGATGCTGCGGTTATGCTGCAAGCGTCGATAATGGTTATTTCACAACAGGCCCATTGATATTAAGCATGTGTACAACTACACAGGGATTCATTTGATCATAAGATATCATGAGAGCGAAACGTTCAGTGTGTGATTGGCTCCCTGCACCGAACTGACCTGCTCTATCCTTGTGatattacaatatatataatcacCTAACAGCTGAGCAACAGAACACCACCTGCACACTGACTGAGACGTCATTCAAGGCATCGCAGCCATAATTGCTTCCGGtctaaaatataaaaggaaGCATGTCTATTTTCAtgttgtgagggaggtggatgTCACGAACGCCTCTGTGACGttggaggagcagaaggagagcTGACTCATTGTATTCTGGCAATTACATCCCTCATATGGCCTGTGTGTCTGGAGAGTCGGAGAATGGGGAGGGTGGTTACGTCGCTTACAtaagaacagaagaaaatgaaaaggaagtCGACGTcagttttctccttttttccttAGATTTTGGTTGGATTTGTTTGAATGCAAAATTAAGCCTATTTGGGAACATCCTGCATCAAAAAAATTAGcatctctgtgttgtgtcttaTCTGGGGTTAGCAGCCTCTTGGTGCAACTTGACCCAGTTAACCTGTGCCTGTGGAAGACCTGCTTGTAGAACTGGGCTTGCGTCCTGCATGGGCGAGGGTCCAAACTCAAAGGAGTTATCGCTGGGCTTGGTTTTCCAATGTGACAGTCACTCAGGGAATCATGTTTCATATGATGAAGTAGTAGACCTCCCTGTGGCCTGCTGCTCTGCCTTCCCTGCTGATGATATCAAATCTTCCATCCTGGTGTGTTTGCTGAGTCGCTTAGATAAGGAGCTGCAGTGCTCGCCTCAAGTGTGAAACTCAGCACTGCCTCTTCCCCTTCGCTCCTAATCTGCCTTCTTACGAACTGGGTTTTTCATTTGACTTTCAAATTTTTCTTATGGTTTCTGCCGTATAGTCCTGGCCCCTGCGAAATATTTGAAccgcttatgtgtgtgtgtgtgtttctttgtgttcacaGAGGACATTTTTAGATGCACAGAGAGCAGTAATTGAAGATTTcaccatgaacaaaaacaagcGAGAGAGGGAGTTCTACAGCCTCGATGTGGGAGACTCGACGTTCACAGTCCTGAAGCGATACCAGAATCTAAGACCCATCGGCTCAGGAGCGCAGGGGATAGTGTGGTGAGTGTTTCAGCCTCATTCATATTCAGTCAGCAGCTACTCATGGAAATCTGTCACCGATTTGAACGGTCAAGAGAAATAAGGAgcattttatttgatcaaatctgAAGTTATACAATACAAATCCATGTTAACTGtaattttcaaatgttttcatgctcttTATTTGCTGAGATGTCTAGAATATTGAAGTGACATATCTCTGCTGCCTGTGTTCCCACATATGTGACCACATTCTAACATTGTTCACACTTtgtcctccagctctgcttACGACCAAATGCTTGAACGAAATGTTGCCATCAAGAAGCTGAGTCGGCCGTTTCAAAATCAAACCCATGCCAAGAGGGCGTACAGAGAGCTGGTCCTAATGAAATGTGtcaatcacaaaaatgtaagtATGCAAAGCTACTCAGTTACATCACCTATTCACTTCATGGGCAATCTCGGAGGATGAATTAGCCTCTGGCATTAGGCTACTGGTGACAGGCTACTGGTGACAGTGGATATCCTTCCCAAGATTCTGTTTTCCATCTGTGAACCGTTTACAGTCAGACTAGTTTCTCTTGTCACACCAGTCGAGCGTTTCtccacatcaaaataaaaacggCAATACTTAGataaaaaatatgacattttggcAAAACTGTGTCATTGCTGATAAGTTTTTTAAAGTAGACATGTTGCTTTAGacaaaatgttaattttatCTAGATGCATAAATATGCACAGTATGTTATGACGTTTAATGTAAATGCTGTGACTTTGTGCCCACAGATCATTGGcctattaaatgtatttacaccACAAAAATCATTACAAGATTTTCAAGATGTGTAAGTAGCTTGATGTTTGGATGTACTGCctgtgttatttgtttttaaagcataaGGTATATGTATGTGCCGCTCATAAAACTGACCACACATGTATGCTGTTCCTGCTCGGCCAGGTActtggtgatggagctgatggacGCCAACCTGTGCCAGGTCATTCAGATGGAGCTGGACCACGAGAGGCTGTCTTATCTGCTCTATCAGACGCTGTGTGGTATCAAACACCTCCACGCTGCCGGCATCATTCACAGGGTAAGCATCGGTCGGCCTGGAATACGCAGACCTAACGCCTGGCCGGTGTCCCGAAGAGGAACTGTTAACTGTGATACTTGACACTGCACTGTTAGGGTAAACGGTCAACTGCCTGACTATCAGAGGATGGATGTTGTCCTTTAATTACTAACAAAACCATCTGAAATAATAttggaaacattttgtgttAAGGTCTCTCAAATAGGGCTGGTTATTGTATACTTTCAAATGTGAGTTAAGTTGAACCTCATCATGAAGAGAGATGCTCATAGCAAAAAGAAAGTACTGAGCAAGGATCTCTTCGCAGCCTATAGTGACAAAATTATTATTGTGATAGGTCAACGCAATTAATCTGGAAATATACAGGCGATCATAATGTTGTAATGTTGGCTCTTCTCTGAGGCATGTGTTTCTGTTGCTCATTGttcaactgttgggtttctctatttATTCTAAAGTCTCAACCTTTATATGTTATGACTTGGCGCTTAGAATTGAACTGAGTTGAatgccttttatttttatttatgcattttttgcctttttgtggattttgtgtggttcagttttttcagttaagtgctatacaaataaataaatcaaataaagtatgtttttgtatgtttgtgtgctggattATGTAAACACTACTCAATCAATGCCATTATATTTTGGTgctgatctggatcaggggacgTAGCcagggtttttctttctttaacattgctaGTTAGGGAGTTTTTCTAATATATTTCATTGAGTTCCCAGAGAATAACTCAGGTCTATTGACGGAAAATAATCAGGCATGGTTAGGGGACTGGTATTTAATGGCTTTTGCCATTTGGTTCAAACCAAATTCCAGAAttgatttgaatgtggtttcataagtggactgttgggcctcagCAGAGTTATGCGCTCAATATTTTCACAATGTCCTCGCTTCTCattgatacatttttaacacattACTAAAATCACAGTTtgctgtgtgttcctctgtagGACCTGAAGCCAAGTAACATAGTCGTCAAGTCCGATTGTACACTGAAGATCTTGGACTTTGGCCTGGCTCGGACGGCGGCCACCGGCCTCCTGATGACACCGTATGTGGTGACGCGTTACTACAGAGCACCTGAGGTTATCCTGGGCATGGGATATCAAGCCAATGGTTAGTTTCAACATCTCAAAGTCATCTGCAGTTTCATTACAGCACCTGAAATACTATGTGGATCGGCCGTGTTATAGGTCATAGACAGGGAgctgaatatgaatgtgttgtttttgtgttatgtgAAAAGTAGTTGCTCACTAACTAGCCTCCTATCTGTAACTAACCTGTTGTCATGCATTCCTCTCACCTTTTTATTGGCTTATTACCGTGTTCCACTTGGCTAGTGGACATATGGTCTGTGGGCTGCATACTGGCAGAAATGGTTCGCCATAAAATCCTCTTCCCAGGAAGGGACTGTATCCTTAGGCTATTTCTAATGCCTCCTCACACTGTACATTTTAACAGGCTTTGCAAactatttatgtttttactgGTTTGAATATTAATACATTGTGCCAGGCGATGGTGAATTGTTAATACAGTCCACTGTAACTCGTGCTGCTTATGCATCAGCTTCAATTTCTATCTGCTCAACACTGCATTGCTTCCTCTCATCGATCTGCCTGTTGCTGCATGgaatccatttttttatttcctctcatcATCACACCACTGCCATCCTGTTTGCTGTCTtctcagtttgtgttattttttcagtttttttctgttttgtttccttctccTCATGGTTTTGTTTGCATGTCCACCTCCCTGTCATCTCAATGTCCGCCTCCCAGTGGACGTATGGTCAGTGGGCTGCATTGTGGCTGAAATTATCAGGGGAAGCGTGTTGTTCCCCGGCACTGATCGTATCCTTCACTGCGTCATCACTTCATTCTGTGTGAAGAGATCCTACATCATCCTGGGAGTTTCCCTCCTGTCACTTTGCTGTCCATTATCAAGTTTTCCACCCCACAAATGTCACCTCCATCATTGCCCTTCAGCACCAACCTACTGTAAAGCAACATCAGATAGTAAAGGGCAGTGGCTGTGAGAGAGGATGTGTTCAATTAATGAATGTCTTGCTTTTTTTATTACGGAGCCCAAGCCACTGCATCTTCTGCAAAAATATCAGTGATAATAATCTTTCACCATGAATTCAGTGTCTATATCAATGTCTAAATCTGTtgagtaataataattataataataataaatgtccCACACCAAATATTTGCAACAATTCCTGTGCctgttttaaagtaaaagtactttaaaacatttattttaaaggtcCAGTCTATACAATATAGGTGAaatgg
The Platichthys flesus chromosome 12, fPlaFle2.1, whole genome shotgun sequence DNA segment above includes these coding regions:
- the mapk8a gene encoding mitogen-activated protein kinase 8 isoform X1 translates to MIITLRSLFEQGRTFLDAQRAVIEDFTMNKNKREREFYSLDVGDSTFTVLKRYQNLRPIGSGAQGIVCSAYDQMLERNVAIKKLSRPFQNQTHAKRAYRELVLMKCVNHKNIIGLLNVFTPQKSLQDFQDVYLVMELMDANLCQVIQMELDHERLSYLLYQTLCGIKHLHAAGIIHRDLKPSNIVVKSDCTLKILDFGLARTAATGLLMTPYVVTRYYRAPEVILGMGYQANVDVWSVGCIVAEIIRGSVLFPGTDHIDQWNKVIEQLGTPTQEFLMKLNQSVRTYVENRPRYAGYSFEKLFPDVLFPADSDHNKLKASQARDLLSKMLVIDSSKRITVDEALQHPYINVWYDPAEVEAPPPKIPEKALDEREHTVEEWKDLIYKEVSDWDEWAKNGVIRGQPPPLGAAVIDSPPQPTSSSSSANDVSSMSTEPTDPCSDPTLTSETDSSLESHTSLGALACCR
- the mapk8a gene encoding mitogen-activated protein kinase 8 isoform X2, producing the protein MIITLRSLFEQGRTFLDAQRAVIEDFTMNKNKREREFYSLDVGDSTFTVLKRYQNLRPIGSGAQGIVCSAYDQMLERNVAIKKLSRPFQNQTHAKRAYRELVLMKCVNHKNIIGLLNVFTPQKSLQDFQDVYLVMELMDANLCQVIQMELDHERLSYLLYQTLCGIKHLHAAGIIHRDLKPSNIVVKSDCTLKILDFGLARTAATGLLMTPYVVTRYYRAPEVILGMGYQANVDIWSVGCILAEMVRHKILFPGRDYIDQWNKVIEQLGTPTQEFLMKLNQSVRTYVENRPRYAGYSFEKLFPDVLFPADSDHNKLKASQARDLLSKMLVIDSSKRITVDEALQHPYINVWYDPAEVEAPPPKIPEKALDEREHTVEEWKDLIYKEVSDWDEWAKNGVIRGQPPPLGAAVIDSPPQPTSSSSSANDVSSMSTEPTDPCSDPTLTSETDSSLESHTSLGALACCR
- the mapk8a gene encoding mitogen-activated protein kinase 8 isoform X4, producing the protein MIITLRSLFEQGRTFLDAQRAVIEDFTMNKNKREREFYSLDVGDSTFTVLKRYQNLRPIGSGAQGIVCSAYDQMLERNVAIKKLSRPFQNQTHAKRAYRELVLMKCVNHKNIIGLLNVFTPQKSLQDFQDVYLVMELMDANLCQVIQMELDHERLSYLLYQTLCGIKHLHAAGIIHRDLKPSNIVVKSDCTLKILDFGLARTAATGLLMTPYVVTRYYRAPEVILGMGYQANVDVWSVGCIVAEIIRGSVLFPGTDHIDQWNKVIEQLGTPTQEFLMKLNQSVRTYVENRPRYAGYSFEKLFPDVLFPADSDHNKLKASQARDLLSKMLVIDSSKRITVDEALQHPYINVWYDPAEVEAPPPKIPEKALDEREHTVEEWKDLIYKEVSDWDEWAKNGVIRGQPPPLAQVQQ
- the mapk8a gene encoding mitogen-activated protein kinase 8 isoform X3, which encodes MNKNKREREFYSLDVGDSTFTVLKRYQNLRPIGSGAQGIVCSAYDQMLERNVAIKKLSRPFQNQTHAKRAYRELVLMKCVNHKNIIGLLNVFTPQKSLQDFQDVYLVMELMDANLCQVIQMELDHERLSYLLYQTLCGIKHLHAAGIIHRDLKPSNIVVKSDCTLKILDFGLARTAATGLLMTPYVVTRYYRAPEVILGMGYQANVDVWSVGCIVAEIIRGSVLFPGTDHIDQWNKVIEQLGTPTQEFLMKLNQSVRTYVENRPRYAGYSFEKLFPDVLFPADSDHNKLKASQARDLLSKMLVIDSSKRITVDEALQHPYINVWYDPAEVEAPPPKIPEKALDEREHTVEEWKDLIYKEVSDWDEWAKNGVIRGQPPPLGAAVIDSPPQPTSSSSSANDVSSMSTEPTDPCSDPTLTSETDSSLESHTSLGALACCR